The following coding sequences are from one Candidatus Nitrohelix vancouverensis window:
- a CDS encoding ABC transporter permease, with protein MMKSPETATLDAPQSASLFHESWGFFKKDKMAYSSFLFLVGLGIFAVLGKAATAWIAAFDPSAVRLADKFMAPFSAYQGAPGDTPPLFGIYWMGTDELGRDVLSRMLEGTSVSLTVGFIAVGIAMAVGIFMGGIAGFYGAKKIGFVTVDTLIMRFVDIMLCFPAFFLILTVVALLPPSIYNIMIVIGLTSWMGAARFVRAEFLAMREQDFVVAAKSQAIPEWRIIFIHMAPNALAPVLVSAVIGVAMAILTESGLSFLGFGVQPPDATWGNILADGKQFIFDAPWLTFIPGCAILVVVLAFNLCGEGLREAFNPKLRERR; from the coding sequence ATTATGAAAAGTCCGGAGACTGCGACATTGGATGCGCCTCAGTCCGCCAGCCTGTTTCACGAGAGCTGGGGCTTTTTCAAAAAAGACAAGATGGCTTACTCCAGCTTTCTGTTTCTGGTCGGCCTCGGTATTTTTGCCGTTCTTGGAAAAGCGGCGACGGCATGGATCGCCGCGTTCGATCCCTCTGCGGTGCGCCTTGCCGATAAATTCATGGCTCCGTTTTCGGCCTACCAAGGCGCTCCGGGAGACACGCCGCCGTTGTTTGGAATCTACTGGATGGGAACGGACGAATTGGGACGCGACGTTTTGTCGCGCATGCTGGAGGGAACCTCGGTGTCGCTCACCGTCGGTTTCATCGCCGTGGGAATCGCGATGGCGGTTGGTATTTTCATGGGCGGCATCGCCGGATTTTACGGCGCGAAGAAAATCGGATTCGTCACCGTGGACACGCTCATCATGCGCTTCGTCGACATCATGCTGTGCTTTCCCGCGTTCTTTCTGATTCTCACCGTGGTCGCATTGTTGCCGCCGAGCATTTACAACATCATGATCGTGATCGGCCTGACCAGCTGGATGGGCGCGGCGCGATTCGTGAGAGCGGAGTTTCTGGCGATGCGCGAACAGGATTTTGTGGTGGCGGCGAAAAGTCAGGCGATACCCGAATGGCGCATCATCTTCATACACATGGCGCCCAATGCGCTGGCTCCGGTTCTTGTCTCCGCCGTGATCGGCGTGGCGATGGCCATCCTGACGGAGTCGGGCCTGAGTTTTCTCGGCTTTGGCGTGCAACCGCCCGACGCCACCTGGGGCAATATTCTGGCGGACGGCAAGCAGTTCATTTTTGATGCGCCCTGGCTCACCTTCATTCCCGGTTGCGCCATCCTTGTGGTGGTGCTGGCCTTCAATCTTTGCGGCGAAGGTTTGCGTGAAGCCTTCAATCCCAAACTGCGCGAACGCCGCTAG
- a CDS encoding ABC transporter permease — translation MFRFILRSVGQRIILLVFISIISHAIIHLAPGEPSLVDPSNPRMKPEDIQKIRAAFHLDEPLHIQYVYWLRDLFKGDLKSFKDNQPALEKIGERFLNSLPLFIVATLLTWTLAFPLGIHSALRKGSTFDKSTTFLSYALISIPGFFLSYICIIVMVKQFHIPVIGMETFGLEEADAWSRTMDRLAHIAIPALMSAVAGIAILSRYVRSQMLEVIGQDYIRTARAKGLSEDVVVYRHGLRNALLPFITMFGLMIPGLIGGSVIIETIFAWPGMGRLGYEAILARDFPVVLTLNFIAAILALVGTLLSDILYAVVDPRIKL, via the coding sequence ATGTTTCGATTCATTCTTAGAAGCGTTGGCCAGCGAATCATCCTTCTGGTTTTCATTTCCATCATCTCGCACGCCATCATTCATCTGGCGCCGGGCGAGCCGAGTCTGGTCGATCCCTCCAATCCCAGAATGAAGCCGGAGGACATTCAGAAAATCCGCGCCGCGTTCCATCTCGACGAACCCCTGCATATCCAGTACGTCTACTGGCTCCGCGATCTGTTCAAAGGGGACTTGAAGTCCTTCAAAGACAATCAGCCTGCGCTGGAAAAAATAGGCGAGCGTTTTTTGAATTCCCTGCCGCTGTTCATCGTCGCCACCCTGCTGACCTGGACGCTGGCGTTCCCGCTCGGCATCCATTCCGCTCTGCGTAAAGGCTCGACCTTTGACAAATCGACCACTTTTCTATCCTATGCGTTGATCTCCATTCCCGGATTTTTTCTTTCTTATATCTGCATCATCGTCATGGTCAAACAGTTTCACATTCCCGTCATCGGCATGGAGACCTTTGGTCTTGAAGAAGCCGACGCCTGGTCGCGGACGATGGACCGACTCGCGCATATCGCCATTCCCGCCCTGATGTCGGCGGTCGCGGGTATCGCGATACTGTCGCGTTATGTGCGTTCGCAAATGCTGGAAGTGATCGGTCAGGACTACATTCGCACCGCGCGCGCCAAGGGCCTGTCCGAAGACGTGGTGGTGTATCGACACGGATTGAGGAATGCGCTTCTCCCCTTCATCACCATGTTCGGACTGATGATACCGGGATTGATTGGCGGTTCCGTCATCATAGAAACGATTTTCGCCTGGCCGGGCATGGGGCGTTTGGGTTACGAAGCGATTCTGGCGCGGGATTTTCCGGTCGTGTTGACGCTGAATTTCATCGCCGCCATTCTCGCCCTGGTGGGAACGTTATTATCGGATATTTTGTACGCCGTGGTCGATCCGAGGATCAAATTATGA